One part of the Vicia villosa cultivar HV-30 ecotype Madison, WI linkage group LG6, Vvil1.0, whole genome shotgun sequence genome encodes these proteins:
- the LOC131611040 gene encoding uncharacterized protein LOC131611040 — translation MANGVVEVEIAPEDIASEIDFWASSLILSFSDRDEVMMRGPYTIRNMPLLLKEWRPDFKLKDDFLRTIPQWVKLPQLPLYLWGEMSLNKIGSALGTPLVNDECTANRLQISYARILVEMDIIRDLPNEITICDNEGMKMQHKIWGVTQQGVEYEWKPIYCARCQNPGHNCDKPKPKVTQWKPKAKPPENPTTDQPSQHKTVDPIVKDVASQPYQTDAWIEVRKSGMDRDFAGPASAPRLWSMIVSWNLRGLNKPGKLREISSRLLELKAYINILIETRVKPGQASTVRNKLNLGDNYLDNYSSHANGRLWIHWNSNNVDIQVRASTSQMIHCGIYDVSGSFRFWMTAIYGLNQLEQRRILWKDLENLNIQGPWCLVGDFNNVLKGNDRIRGHLVTEAEVRDLQYLMDLKDLSEMDSYGDHYTWFNNHTVGPIYSRIDKVLANTAWFQTNMNTTLKILPPSVSDHSMLCLANQNATMKIH, via the exons ATGGCAAACGGTGTGGTGGAAGTTGAAATTGCTCCTGAGGATATTGCGTCGGAGATAGATTTTTGGGCGTCGTCTCTTATATT GTCGTTTAGTGATCGAGATGAAGTGATGATGCGTGGCCCGTACACGATTAGAAATATGCCTTTACTGCTTAAGGAATGGAGACCTGATTTCAAACTCAAAGATGATTTTCTCAGAACCATTCCCCAGTGGGTTAAGCTTCCCCAGCTCCCTCTTTACTTATGGGGTGAAATGAGTTTGAATAAAATCGGAAGTGCTCTGGGAACCCCATTAGTCAATGATGAGTGCACTGCTAATAGATTGCAAATCTCCTATGCTCGAATATTAGTTGAAATGGATATCATAAGGGACCTTCCAAATGAGATTACAATTTGTGACAATGAAGGAATGAAGATGCagcat aaaatatggggtgttacacagcaGGGTGTTGAGTACGAATGGAAGCCCATCTATTGTGCTCGATGCCAAAATCCAGGACACAATTGTGATAAGCCAAAGCCTAAAGTGACACAATGGAAACCTAAAGCTAAGCCCCCTGAGAATCCTACAACTGATCAACCCTCCCAGCACAAAACTGTAGATCCTATTGTAAAAGATGTTGCCTCCCAACCATATCAGACAGATGCTTGGATTGAAGTGAGGAAAAGTGGCATGGATAGAG ATTTTGCAGGACCTGCAAGTGCTCCAAGACTCTGGTCAATGATTGTCTCCTGGAACCTAAGGGGGTTAAATAAGCCTGGTAAGCTTAGGGAGATTAGCTCCCGTCTCCTAGAGCTTAAGGCATATATTAATATTCTAATTGAGACTAGGGTTAAACCTGGTCAAGCTAGCACTGTTAGAAATAAACTGAATCTAGGGGATAACTATTTAGATAACTATTCCTCTCATGCTAATGGTAGGTTGTGGATTCATTGGAATTCTAATAATGTTGATATCCAAGTTAGAGCTTCTACTAGTCAAATGATTCACTGTGGAATATATGATGTGTCTGGTTCCTTTAGGTTTTGGATGACTGCTATTTATGGCTTGAATCAATTGGAGCAAAGAAGGATCCTTTGGAAGGACTTGGAGAATCTCAACATTCAGGGACCTTGGTGTCTCGTAGGGGATTTCAACAATGTCCTTAAGGGTAATGATAGAATTAGGGGCCATCTTGTGACTGAAGCAGAGGTGAGGGATTTGCAATACCTTATGGATCTTAAGGATCTCTCTGAGATGGACAGTTATGGGGACCACTACACATGGTTTAACAACCATACTGTAGGACCTATCTATTCTAGAATAGATAAAGTACTAGCCAATACTGCTTGGTTTCAAACTAATATGAACACTACTCTTAAGATCTTACCTCCTAGTGTCTCTGACCATTCTATGCTCTGCCTTGCCAATCAGAATGCTACAATGAAAATCCATTAG
- the LOC131611039 gene encoding protein FLOWERING LOCUS T-like, which produces MRVKSSNNLVVGNVIGDVLDPFTKSVSLRVIYENNKEVINSGELKPSQIVNPPRVQVGGNDLRTLYTLVMVNPDAPSPCQPHMREYLNWMVTNIPATTGTTFGQEIVSYESPRPTSGIHRIIFVLFQQPCRHTILPPGWRQNFITRDFAEIYNLGSPVAALYYNCQRENGCGGRRMIR; this is translated from the exons ATGCGTGTGAAATCATCAAATAATCTTGTTGTTGGTAATGTAATTGGAGATGTTTTAGATCCATTTACAAAATCAGTATCATTGAGGgttatttatgaaaataacaaaGAAGTGATCAACAGTGGTGAACTCAAACCATCTCAAATAGTGAATCCACCAAGAGTTCAAGTTGGTGGAAATGACCTCAGGACTCTTTACACTCTG GTGATGGTGAACCCTGATGCACCAAGTCCTTGTCAACCTCATATGAGAGAATATCTTAATTG GATGGTAACCAATATTCCAGCTACTACAGGGACAACGTTTG GGCAAGAGATAGTGAGCTATGAAAGTCCAAGGCCAACATCAGGAATTCATCGTATAATATTTGTGCTGTTTCAACAACCTTGTAGACACACTATATTACCTCCTGGATGGCGACAGAATTTCATTACTAGAGATTTTGCAGAAATTTATAATCTTGGATCACCTGTTGCTGCTCTCTATTACAACTGTCAAAGAGAAAATGGTTGTGGTGGAAGGAGGATGATCAGATAA